The region TTAAACACTTATGATCAAGATTTTAACCATTTAGAGCGTCTCTACGCCACAGTTGGTACGCATCCGACGCGCTGTGATGAATTCCTGCCGGACCCGGAGGGCTACTACGACCAGCTCCGCTCAAAGATTGAGTCAAATCCGAGTAAGGTGCTTGCCATTGGGGAATGCGGCCTGGACTACGATCGCCTGAAATTCTGTGGCCAGGAGACGCAACGGTTGTACTTTGAGAAACAGCTGAGCTTGGCGGCCGAGTTCAGGCTGCCGCTCTTCCTGCACATGCGAAATGCTCACTCGGACTTCATGGCAATCTTGGGACGGAATCGTGACAAACTCAAGGAGTGTGGAGGCGGAGTCGTTCATAGCTTTACAGGCACTCTGGAGGAGGCACACAGCATTCTGGCATTCGGTGGCCTCTACATTGGGGTCAATGGCTGCTCCCTGAAGACTGAGGAAAACGCCGAAGTGGTTCGGCAGCTGCCAAATGATCGCATAATGCTGGAAACAGACTGTCCCTGGTGTGGAATACGGTCATCGCATGTGGGCCATAAGCACGTGAGCACAAAGTTTCCCACCGtcaagaagaaggagaaatgGACAGCCGAATCTCTGATAGACGGACGCTGTGAGCCCTGCCAGATCAGGTGAGTACGAAATACGTCATAGTGCAAGCTCCAATCTACAACTATTTTTCATTTCAGCCAAGTTCTCGAGGCCATTGCGGGCATTAAGCAGGAGCCCAAGGAGAAGCTGGCCGAGATCTACTATCAAAACACTTTGGATGTGTTCTTCAGCAGAACAGGGAAAACCAGAACCGAATAAAACCAATTGCCGTTACATTCAATGcgtttacatatattttattattgtttgtcATGTCTAGATGCAAATGAATTGAAAAATACGCTTTACAACTTGGATTTGGGTTTTACTCTTAAtgcttttgttgtaattttcaGTTGATACAGGGAAAACACGTTACTTGTAAGATTCACATTTAGAATTGTAAATAATTGTTGCTCATTGCTATGTTAATTAACTGTGGTGATTATGCATTTATATGtggtgtatatgtatatgtatgtagaatcgatcgccaaaaaatatatatgcacGTACTCGTATGGATTCCTCATGGTTGCCTCAAATTTGTATATGCTCTCTAGAGTCTAGACTAATGGAGTTAGTTAGCTTAGTTATTGCCACATTTTTGGTTACGAGTTTGCCAATAGTCCACAGATCATTGGTGAAGCCTTAAAAAGcgtatatacaaaatattttgtaaatatttaaaaagtCTACTAGCtagcatatgtatgtagaacgCTTTTAGGCTTAAAAAAGTTTCGTAGTCAAGGGTAGATGTATTTAGTTACGAGTATATCTTGGGTTAAGCAGTACATGTTCATTAAAACCGAAATATATATAAGTTGGGTTTAAAACTGCCGATTTTGTTCTATGTTTTGTGAACTGATATGAACGgaaatgatatatgtatgtatattacaGTAAGAATCTGGCCTCTAGTCTACGCGGCTATGCATTTAAAATGACAGTACAAGATTCAGTCCAATGGAAATGTTATGTAGCGTATTGCTATCTTTGATATGAACACGTTCATATGTGTAGCGCTACGCTAGTGCGAAAGTCGGGGTACGATTAGTCTCGTCTCTGAAATTCCCCTCTCCGCTTGGCAGTAATTGGCTTTTATGTGAGAAGTGTACCCAATTTCTTACgagtatacgagtatgcattCCTTGAGGAATCGCAGTAAAGTTGCAGTGGGATTTCAAGTACATATCAATATTGCATTGTGTTTAACATCTAGGACAATTCTACcgaatatattgtatatatgtttgtataaACTTTTGTTAAATATGCTCAGACCTATCCCAATTGACAAGCAGTTCGACAAGCCATTGCAGTTGGAAACAAATAAGGTTAAGGGATAACTcaaaacaaacacaataaacatatgtatataagatATATTCCATTTATTAGGCGTCAGATTAGTTTCAATTGGTTTTTCAAATCATTttcagatatatgtatgtacataaagaAAGGAAATTATGATaaatacataaacataatataatatttaaaggTAAATTCGAGATTGAATTATAAATAAACACGAATGGGCTAACCAACTGTCTTCCATGTTCTTTGTCGTATTCACTTAACGAAAGAATAAATCCTTTTTGGATGCTTTTTGGGAGACGGGAAATCGGGAGAGTTGTTGATTAGTGCGAGTGTGGCCTAACACGCTCGTTAAATATcattatatattgtatatagtGTACCATAATCATATGTGTTTGTTTAGGTTGCATGTTGTATGTACGAGTTTTCAGTTTCAAACCAAACTCTGCAATAGCCTGCAATCGAGCAGGCCTCGGGGCCTCTTGATTATTTCATATgttaataatagtaataaataatattcttTTGCTTAGGTCTATGCGTTAATTTAGTGTATTTTAGGAGCGCTGCGATCGTTGATCTTCTGGTTACGTTTCAAGGGGGCTCCGCGTTTTATCTGATCCATCAACGACTCGTGACAGATGCGAGGGTCCGGCTGAAAGGTCCATCAAAGATAGGATTAGAATGCTATTGACCTCAAAGCTTAGATTAAATAGCAGGGTTAATTGGTAGAACTAGGCACTGAGTGGATTAGCTGCCAGCTGGCTTAGTAGACTTCAATAAACGAGCGAACGAGAAGAAAAACGAGGATCGAACTAAATACCTTAGCACTGCTCATCACAgtggccagtgccagtgccaatggctgtggttgtggttgcGGTTGTGCTGGTCGTGGTAGTGGTGTTGGGATAGGTGGGAGGTCTACGATATTGAGCACTGGGGCGCGATAGATTTTGTGGATTCTGATACATCTAACATTTGGCACCGGCATAAAGCATAGTGAATGTTGGCTATATGTTGGAGTGGATATGCTTTGGTTGTGAACTACTTACCAGGGCCTTGCTATTGATGAGATTTCGCACGGCAAATGCGCGGCCGGACATGCCCTGCTTGGCCAGTTTCGCGTTGAGATTCTCGAGGAACTCGGCCTTGGTCTTGGCCCGAATGCTGCCAGTCTTTTCGATATTTGTGCTTGTGGCGTAGTCTATGAATATGCGTTGcggttgttgtagttgttgtggcaaaaaaaagaaaatcgtAAGCAAAGATGATCGATCAGTGAGTGGGCCGGATGGGTTCGAGGAGTGTGGAAAAAGTGGTTAGGATTTAAGATTTAAGAGTTAAATTTAAAATGGTGAatccaaaatgcaaaataaaactCATAAATTGCTGTTCAACATTCTGCCTGAAAGTGCTGGTTGACAAAGTTATGATTGATGATTAGGAAAGTTGATATGAAAGTTGCTTTCTGAGCGAGAGACTGAGGGAATCTCCCCATCTCCCTGCAATCTACTGTTTGTCCAACATTTTCCGAGGCGCACTTGACACAAACGCAATCAGGTTAATGGGCAACACTTTCCCataacccaaaacccaaactcaaactcaaacgcaaagaaaccaaaataatgcaaaataGAGGCAGCATGCGCTAAAAGTACGAGTAACTtagaaataaaaaacattttcgcaaacaaaatataatttttccaATGCCATGTAGGAGAGGAGCGAAATCAGCAAACATAACACAAATATATAGAGCAGCGCTCATTCATTGAAATCaagtcaaatcaaatcaaatcaatggAACTCCGGCTCGCGTTCTTACTTGGATGATGTGCCTGGGCATGGGACatgtgggcgtgggcatggACATTGGCATGGGCGTTCGCATTCgcgtggccatggccatgggcaTTATTGTGGTTGTAGTAAGCAGCGCCGCCATTGCTGTTGCCCCCAGCAACCTCGCGATAAtaatgctgttgctgttgatgctgctgctgttgtggatGATGtatttgctgctggtgctgctgctgatggtggtgATTGCCACGCGCCGTTGTAGCATAAATACTAGCCGAGGATACAGACCCAGATCCAGTTACGGGCGAGCCGCAAGTGGGCGAGGCTGAGGGCGAATGGAACTTGACGGCCGTCGTTTGTATGAATGGATTCGTTGACACGAATATCTTTTGCTGTACACTCGAGTGCCGCGACGGTATGGGTGgctggcgctgctgttgctgctgctgctgttccgcCAAATGTTGCTGTTGAGCTGCTCTCagtttctgctgttgctgcatctgctgctggggaAGAGGCAACTGTGGACGCTGATTTACatggccattgccattgcccatGCCTGCCGGCTGTTGGtattgctgatgctgctgctgctgctgctgctgtaaacgttgctgctgctgcatcatgTTTTTTGGGAGCGTAGCCGTGGCCGAACCTGCTGCATAGGCACTCAACTGAGAGGCCGCACTCTGGCCAGCATGGGGGCGTGCCATCTTCTTGGGCATCGTGGCCGATGCTCCGGCATTGTAAatgggtggcggtggcggatCCTCCAGTGGAGGCGGGCACGTgtaatgctgctgctgcagatgttggtactgctgctgctgctgctgagcctGTCGCATGCTCAAGATTGGGGCAGCTGCTGAATTTTTGTTAAACGAACTTGAATAGTTGCCAAAATCTTTACTGCTAGCTGCGGCTGCCATCGGCGCTTGAGGCGGCTGATAGTGCGAACTGTTGGCGGAGTTGGCCGacgccactgccgccgctgatgctgatgctgatggggAGGCGGATGAGGAGTTTGAGAATGAACTGACTTTGGAGAGCAACGATGATGTGGATGAAGACAGAGGAAAGTGTGGCAGTGCATTGAATGAGGTGGCCGGTGTTAGAATGGATGCTGCCTGAATGCTGCTGGCCAATGCGGCCGCTGTTGATGGAGTTGATGACGAGGTGCCGAAACTAGCGTAAATtctatgctgctgctgttgttgcagtggCTGTTGGTGCTCAGATTTACCGTCAtagtgttgctgctgttgcggctggGACATGGACAGGCCGCTCCGCGTGTAGATCGACTCGCCTCCAAGTTGGTGCTGGTTGCCGTAGATGCCGTCGGAAGcatgctgctgttgatgatgctgctgctgctgcttgctgttgAGTCGTGCATTCAGCTGTGCAATAAGATTCGGATTCGCCTTGGGCTGTGTCGGTGGCAGTGGGTGcgcatgcccatgcccatgcccattgGGACTTGGGCTGCTGGTGCGGAAGCTGGACATGCTGTTGACCAGCTTGGGTTGGGCATAGATGCCCccaccgcctcctccgcctGCGGCCGGTGACGAGGTGCGGAACGTCTGTGCATATGCGTTATAtgttcggtgttcggtgttcgTGTGTGGCATGAGAAGAAAAAAGAGTaaaacaaaaggcacaaatTAAAAGTTAGCCAAAAGCACAGCGAAAGCTAAGTGATAGATGAGTACGCTAATCTATATCGCATTACAACTAAGCTGGATGGGGCAGAGGGACTAGCACTAGCTCTAGCACTAGCTCTAGATATGCAAGTATGAATGTTAGATTAGTCGAGCATTCTCCAGGATGTGTCGCTGCGGCCTTTGTTGGTTAGTCGTTGGTTAGTAGACATCGACACGCCCATCGAATCGCCTCCGACTCTTTGGGTCACTTACGGCATCCGCTGTAggcggtggtgctggtggggCGTGGTAGACAGGTGGCGTTGGCGGCTTTTGTGCcacatgttgctgctgctgttgctgctgtggatAGCATTGCTGTGGATGatattgctgctgttgctgttgatgatTAAAGCGTTGCTGGTTGGGCGGTGGCAGGGGTGGTGGCATCTGCTGgcccggctgctgctgttggccattGGCCAAGGCATGAGCATAGGCCTGCAGATCCATATAGGAGTCATAGTAGGCCTCATAGCTCGGGTCGTCGTTCATGGGGGAGTTGTGCACTGACttttgtacgagtacgagaggtgtgtggggtgtggttcgacagggcagggcaaatgcaaattgaaatgaaaagaaattatAAGTTAAGCAAGTCGATCTCTAAGAGCGTCGGTTCCAGGCTCGGAAGACTCGTGCACACACCTGCAGTGGGGGTtgatattgttgttgctgtggttgttgctgatgttgttgctgctgctgctgctgtataCGTCTTAGCGTGCCAGGCGATGCCGGCTGATGCCGCATGGCTGCCAGGGCTCGCACCGTCTCCGACACCTTAAGAGCGGAGCTCGGCATGGCCACTGGAGGACCGCTGGACATGGACTCCAGCATAAAGGCTGGCGGCGGTGGTAGATGCTCGCTGGAGCTGCTTAGCGGCGTGTTatgttgcagctgcagatgcgacgcgtgctgttgttgcataattaaatcataaataaaataataaaagcaaaaaaaacaagaaacaactCTCGTGTGTAGAGTGTCTAGAAAGTTTCTAGGCTTAAACGGCTAACTTGGCCCGAACTTAGTCTAACTTAATTAATTTGAGAGCCATTAATCTAAGCGCCGGTCGGAGCCCGGTCGGTAAGCACACTTACCCCCACCGAAGCATTGGGACTGGGTGTCACCGAGGAGCTGCGTCGCACTGGCGGCGGTGGCTTGGCCTGATTGATGGACGAACGACGTGCGATCCGCGTTGAGCCACCTGCTCCTCCTaatgctcctcctgctcctcctgtggATGGTTAAAGAGTTCCATTAGCTATAGAATCGCATCACTTCGGAAATATTCATTAGCTTCTTGCTGTTAATTACAGTTACAGGTATTATTATATGTACAGTAATCGATTTATACACTTGGCACACACAACACAGGACACCATCTAATACGAGAGAGCACCAGTGAAAGCGCTGcggatcgatcgatcgatcgatccaCATCTGTGTAGGATGAAAGAGACCCAaatacgagagagagagcgagaaagagattGATCTGATGATCCCCAAAGCGCTTAAAGCCGCGGTAAGATGCACCATGAAGCCATTCATGAGCCATTCCATGTTTGAGGCTAGTTCTATCTGTCAGACAGAGACAATGCCTGATTATCTGATTAATGTTCAAGCAGTTGGCAGTTAGTGGCGGAGTAGCGTGCAGTTTACTTGGAGGTTATTTGAGCTGTGTGCAGGTGGAGTGATGATATGATCGGTGTACGGTAAGCCAATTCCATTTACGAACAGGGTTAGGGCACACAAAATCGTGGCCAAATGAAtaaagcaaatcaaataaagttaggagagagagagcccaaGAAACAACAATTAGAACCCAAAGCCAGAGTAAGAAGCAATTGAAGAACCAAGTTTTGCTTGGAAGAAACGCAGAAAATCAATAACCAAATAGattaaatcaaaatcaaaataaaaaatcaaaaatcaaatcgaaaCGAACCCGACAACGAGGCCGGCCTGGGCGTAATGCCTGGCTTGAgactggcattggcattggcattggcagtggaattcgtattcgtattggCTTGATGGTTGGCTTGGGGGTTGGCGGCATTCGAGGAGCACACATATGGATGGGCGGGTGGTGGCGCTGATGGTGGTGGTCTGcagggggcagtggcagtggcaacggGCAACGGAGCAAGAGCGTTTGTCGATGTGGAGTTTGtggatgcagatgcagatgatggtaatgatgacgatgacgatgacgatgatgatgatggctgtGGCAGACCGCCGCGAGGTGACAATGATGATAATGCTGGGTTAGCTATTGTTGCAGATGGAGGAGATGCTGATGTTTTTGATGTTGCTGTCGCAGCTGCTTGGGGCGTCTGGTATTGCTTATGATtggatgttgctgttgtctgaTTTTGGCTTGGCATTCTATGATTTTGGttgtgtttttggttttggtatGGATGCGGGCTTAAGATTGGATCTGATGCGGATGCAATAAcaacggctgctgctgggccatTAGTGACATTACAGTTTCTGGTTTGGTGCGACTGTGGtgagtgttgttgttgctgctgctgatgttgcagtggctgctgtggcgtttgttgctgcttctgctgttgctgttgctgctgctgtaattGCTGTTGAaccttctgcttctgcctgcGTATTTTGGCATCTAAGTCGGCCTTAAAGTCTGACTTTCGGGGTATCAATGGCTTGTCGGCCACACTGGGAGGCTGATTCgaacccgtacccgtacccgtacccgaaCCCGACCCCGTACCTGTACCTGTACCATTGAAAAGGCTCAGGGAGAGGCTGGTGGGCTTTGGGGGCAGCTGTCGCCGCATCACAGGAGGCTCTACTGGGAGGCTACCGTTATCACTGACTGTCCCTTgtgccggctgctgctgctggggcggcTGATCGACGTGGTTTGCTTTACCTCTTTGCGGACTGCCGCGtccgagcagctgcagctgctgctcgctgGAGGCGCGAAACGAGGAGAGTCGCTGCTTGGCGGGCGCCAcagttgctgttgccggcGGGGGCGCCTTGCCACTGCCCGAGTCCGGCGAGTCCGGGGATCCGACTAGATTCGagggcagctgctgcagctcgcGCATCTcgtggagctgcagctgcgacTGCACCTGGGGGTCCTTGGTGCGCAGCAGGACTATCTCCGAGTTCTGCTTGACGAACTCAATGTCCGGGGTGTTGGGGATCTGGTGGTCGTAGATCACCACGAcggcgctgccgctgtcgctgcaggTGTCCACGTAGGCGTGCCGCGGCTGCCCCGACAGGCAGATGCTGTCGGAGGCGGCCAGCGAGATGCTGTCcgcggacacggacacggaggCGGGCGCATATAGGGAGCGCCCCTCGCTGCCCGACCCCCCGTTGTAGGGGTCGTCGCGGCTCGCACTCGCCACAAAGTGGGCGAACGTGGGGTTCTCGTAGCCGCCCGCTGTCAGGCCGCCGGTCAGCGAACTCGTCTCGCTCACATAGCAGCGACTCAGCTCCGAATCGCTGGCGCCCAGAAGCTCTCGTTCTCGCCGCCTGGCCTCCGCCAGCGTGGGGTCCATCAGGTGGCCCCCCTCTTCTCCGGCCAGCTCCTCGGAGGTGGTGTCCGACATGTCCGTGCCGCAGCCGCTGGAGTTGGTCTGGTTGCTGATGCCGCACAAATCGAtgttggtggtgctggcgGTGCTGCCGATGCAGGCGGCGGGCAGGTTGTTgttctcgctgctgctgctactcgtTGTcaggttgttgttgctgctgttgctgttgctgttctgcTTGCCCTTGCCCTCATCAATCTCACGTTGAAACGAGTCTAGTTCGccaattaaattatttaatgcTTTGATTGAGTCTTCGAAAGATTTGtctatatattatattattttgtattcatttgttggttggttgttgttggtttttggtggtggtgttCGTTGGTGGTTTCATTTGTTGGTTGAATATTGTTTGTGGTGCATTATGTGGTTCATTTACAGatgatgattttttgttttcgtttcggaTATGGTGGATAATatgaagagaagagagagagagggagagagagagagagagagggtgtgGACGGGAGGGaaaaacatagaaataaagaaaaaaaggttgggttaaaaaaatattcacgGTTCGATGTGGCTTCTATAGTAATAATCTTAACGGGGAGatcaacaaaaagaacaaattgCCAGGACTACATATCGGATAGGAAGAGGAGGGGGTCAGGATCGAGTGAGGATACGGGGTACACCGGAGTGCTCTGAAGTGCTGGGTGGAGATGACCAGTGATTCTACTTACCCATTTCCTGCTGCTCGGCCTCGGACCGCTTCGGTCCCCCTGCACTGGGGGCGGCTGCTGCAGGGGATGGACCCGTGGCCGGAACAGGAGGCGACACACTAccggccgctgctgctacgGCTGCCGCCTGCTTCTCGAACATGGAGGCCTTCTGCAGGACGGAGGCACGCGACCGTTCGTCCGTGTCCTCGGCACTGGCCGGCGGCTGCGATCCCGCCTGCTCGCTGATCTTgagcacctgcacctgcacctcgctcgtcggcggcgtggGCGAGCTGACCTGGTAGACGAATCCCAGTCCGGCGCCGGTACCCGTGCCCGTGCTGATGCTGCTTCCACTGGGCGTACCTGCGGCAGTGGACGTGGGTGAGTTGGTTAACAGGGGCGAGTAATGGTTCTGGGGCGTGGAGCTGCCACTGGACGGCGAGGTGGTGTTcgtgttggtgctggtgctgtggGTGTGCTGGCCCACGAGGGAGCCGCAAGCGACCGTCGAGTCGATCGATGGATGCGAGTGCAGCGACGAGGCCGTCGAGGATATGGAATGGGAGCGTGTGGCATGGTGCTGGGCAGCGTGAGgcgcttgctgctgctgctgctgctgtagaaGCTGATGGGAGCCCGAGGAGTCGTTGGAATGCTGCGAGCAGATCGAATCAATGgagctctgctgctgcagaggcgGTGGCGtgggcttctgctgctgctgctgctgctgctgctgttgctgctgctgctggtggttaGTGAGCTTCAAGGACGCCATGTTGGCCAGTTCGGACATGTTAACGTATGTGGGCggactctgctgctgctggagctgctgctgctgctgtgcatGATGTGCTGCGGACAGCtctgttggtggtggtggtggttgtgtTTACGGTTACGTTGGCGGTGGATGTTGCAGATGAAGTTAGCAAGGACATGCGTGGTGGGAGGAGTGGGGAGAGAGTGTCACAACACGGTTTTATTAGTAAGAATCTTGGGATTATGGCCATTGGCAAGCGTGcaactaacacacacacaaacagcgacagggagagagagagactgggactgggactggtactGGTAACAGGATCCCTTACCTTTCGTGATATGAGCCGGTATCGGTGAGGGGCACTGACGCTGCAGCAGGCCGCCGCTTCCACTGCCCTGACGGTGGTTGCTCTGCGCCGACAGCGGACGCTCCAGCGACGAGCAGCGCTGCAAGGGGGAGGACGGGGAAACGGTTAGTTTTCGCCCAGAGCCATAGCTGTCGCTTAGGACATTCGATGGTTTATTCCAAAATGAAGCGACACGGGAGTCTGGGTTCTGAGTATTCTGGCTAGGGGGTGCGGGGAGGCGCATGCAAAT is a window of Drosophila pseudoobscura strain MV-25-SWS-2005 chromosome 3, UCI_Dpse_MV25, whole genome shotgun sequence DNA encoding:
- the mim gene encoding serine-rich adhesin for platelets isoform X1, with protein sequence MDLSLERDSSALGSLFQQIINDMKNTSPLWDDFVAKASKLHTCLRAAIQAIAAYLDAFQKIADAATNSRGASKEIGTALTRVCLRHKAVETRLKTFTSAIMDCLVQPLQDKIEDWKRTVATIDKDHAKEYKRCRSELKKRSSDTLRLQKKARKGQTDGLQSLMDSHMQDVTLRRAELEEVEKRSLRAAMVEERLRYCSFVHMLQPVVHEECEVMSELGHLQEAMQSIALVTKEPSVLPQASEELIHDAKASINLYPESPGGGSGSQGGGCSNSLGSRKSSVCSISSMNSSGSSNSPGHHHYPRSLSQFVTPAIRLKPGESSDSGFCSSPALTTQVSNATNQTANVSTWPPHSQDVVDTLPPTADRPHTISTAYEKGHQRPPLTVYTFQNPETIHESGSGNGINNGSVAPSNGQPSSGQTTPATQKSPAASLSRPPLPVKPAHVRCSSLERPLSAQSNHRQGSGSGGLLQRQCPSPIPAHITKELSAAHHAQQQQQLQQQQSPPTYVNMSELANMASLKLTNHQQQQQQQQQQQQQQKPTPPPLQQQSSIDSICSQHSNDSSGSHQLLQQQQQQQAPHAAQHHATRSHSISSTASSLHSHPSIDSTVACGSLVGQHTHSTSTNTNTTSPSSGSSTPQNHYSPLLTNSPTSTAAGTPSGSSISTGTGTGAGLGFVYQVSSPTPPTSEVQVQVLKISEQAGSQPPASAEDTDERSRASVLQKASMFEKQAAAVAAAAGSVSPPVPATGPSPAAAAPSAGGPKRSEAEQQEMDKSFEDSIKALNNLIGELDSFQREIDEGKGKQNSNSNSSNNNLTTSSSSSENNNLPAACIGSTASTTNIDLCGISNQTNSSGCGTDMSDTTSEELAGEEGGHLMDPTLAEARRRERELLGASDSELSRCYVSETSSLTGGLTAGGYENPTFAHFVASASRDDPYNGGSGSEGRSLYAPASVSVSADSISLAASDSICLSGQPRHAYVDTCSDSGSAVVVIYDHQIPNTPDIEFVKQNSEIVLLRTKDPQVQSQLQLHEMRELQQLPSNLVGSPDSPDSGSGKAPPPATATVAPAKQRLSSFRASSEQQLQLLGRGSPQRGKANHVDQPPQQQQPAQGTVSDNGSLPVEPPVMRRQLPPKPTSLSLSLFNGTGTGTGSGSGTGTGTGSNQPPSVADKPLIPRKSDFKADLDAKIRRQKQKVQQQLQQQQQQQQKQQQTPQQPLQHQQQQQQHSPQSHQTRNCNVTNGPAAAVVIASASDPILSPHPYQNQKHNQNHRMPSQNQTTATSNHKQYQTPQAAATATSKTSASPPSATIANPALSSLSPRGGLPQPSSSSSSSSSSLPSSASASTNSTSTNALAPLPVATATAPCRPPPSAPPPAHPYVCSSNAANPQANHQANTNTNSTANANANASLKPGITPRPASLSGGAGGALGGAGGSTRIARRSSINQAKPPPPVRRSSSVTPSPNASVGHASHLQLQHNTPLSSSSEHLPPPPAFMLESMSSGPPVAMPSSALKVSETVRALAAMRHQPASPGTLRRIQQQQQQQHQQQPQQQQYQPPLQSVHNSPMNDDPSYEAYYDSYMDLQAYAHALANGQQQQPGQQMPPPLPPPNQQRFNHQQQQQQYHPQQCYPQQQQQQQHVAQKPPTPPVYHAPPAPPPTADATFRTSSPAAGGGGGGGIYAQPKLVNSMSSFRTSSPSPNGHGHGHAHPLPPTQPKANPNLIAQLNARLNSKQQQQHHQQQHASDGIYGNQHQLGGESIYTRSGLSMSQPQQQQHYDAAAPILSMRQAQQQQQQYQHLQQQHYTCPPPLEDPPPPPIYNAGASATMPKKMARPHAGQSAASQLSAYAAGSATATLPKNMMQQQQRLQQQQQQQHQQYQQPAGMGNGNGHVNQRPQLPLPQQQMQQQQKLRAAQQQHLAEQQQQQQQRQPPIPSRHSSVQQKIFVSTNPFIQTTAVKFHSPSASPTCGSPVTGSGSVSSASIYATTARGNHHHQQQHQQQIHHPQQQQHQQQQHYYREVAGGNSNGGAAYYNHNNAHGHGHANANAHANVHAHAHMSHAQAHHPNYATSTNIEKTGSIRAKTKAEFLENLNAKLAKQGMSGRAFAVRNLINSKALMYQNPQNLSRPSAQYRRPPTYPNTTTTTSTTATTTTAIGTGTGHCDEQC
- the mim gene encoding serine-rich adhesin for platelets isoform X9, which gives rise to MDLSLERDSSALGSLFQQIINDMKNTSPLWDDFVAKASKLHTCLRAAIQAIAAYLDAFQKIADAATNSRGASKEIGTALTRVCLRHKAVETRLKTFTSAIMDCLVQPLQDKIEDWKRTVATIDKDHAKEYKRCRSELKKRSSDTLRLQKKARKGQTDGLQSLMDSHMQDVTLRRAELEEVEKRSLRAAMVEERLRYCSFVHMLQPVVHEECEVMSELGHLQEAMQSIALVTKEPSVLPQASEELIHDAKASINLYPESPGGGSGSQGGGCSNSLGSRKSSVCSISSMNSSGSSNSPGHHHYPRSLSQVSNATNQTANVSTWPPHSQDVVDTLPPTADRPHTISTAYEKGHQRPPLTVYTFQNPETIHESGSGNGINNGSVAPSNGQPSSGQTTPATQKSPAASLSRPPLPVRCSSLERPLSAQSNHRQGSGSGGLLQRQCPSPIPAHITKELSAAHHAQQQQQLQQQQSPPTYVNMSELANMASLKLTNHQQQQQQQQQQQQQQKPTPPPLQQQSSIDSICSQHSNDSSGSHQLLQQQQQQQAPHAAQHHATRSHSISSTASSLHSHPSIDSTVACGSLVGQHTHSTSTNTNTTSPSSGSSTPQNHYSPLLTNSPTSTAAGTPSGSSISTGTGTGAGLGFVYQVSSPTPPTSEVQVQVLKISEQAGSQPPASAEDTDERSRASVLQKASMFEKQAAAVAAAAGSVSPPVPATGPSPAAAAPSAGGPKRSEAEQQEMDKSFEDSIKALNNLIGELDSFQREIDEGKGKQNSNSNSSNNNLTTSSSSSENNNLPAACIGSTASTTNIDLCGISNQTNSSGCGTDMSDTTSEELAGEEGGHLMDPTLAEARRRERELLGASDSELSRCYVSETSSLTGGLTAGGYENPTFAHFVASASRDDPYNGGSGSEGRSLYAPASVSVSADSISLAASDSICLSGQPRHAYVDTCSDSGSAVVVIYDHQIPNTPDIEFVKQNSEIVLLRTKDPQVQSQLQLHEMRELQQLPSNLVGSPDSPDSGSGKAPPPATATVAPAKQRLSSFRASSEQQLQLLGRGSPQRGKANHVDQPPQQQQPAQGTVSDNGSLPVEPPVMRRQLPPKPTSLSLSLFNGTGTGTGSGSGTGTGTGSNQPPSVADKPLIPRKSDFKADLDAKIRRQKQKVQQQLQQQQQQQQKQQQTPQQPLQHQQQQQQHSPQSHQTRNCNVTNGPAAAVVIASASDPILSPHPYQNQKHNQNHRMPSQNQTTATSNHKQYQTPQAAATATSKTSASPPSATIANPALSSLSPRGGLPQPSSSSSSSSSSLPSSASASTNSTSTNALAPLPVATATAPCRPPPSAPPPAHPYVCSSNAANPQANHQANTNTNSTANANANASLKPGITPRPASLSGGAGGALGGAGGSTRIARRSSINQAKPPPPVRRSSSVTPSPNASVGHASHLQLQHNTPLSSSSEHLPPPPAFMLESMSSGPPVAMPSSALKVSETVRALAAMRHQPASPGTLRRIQQQQQQQHQQQPQQQQYQPPLQSVHNSPMNDDPSYEAYYDSYMDLQAYAHALANGQQQQPGQQMPPPLPPPNQQRFNHQQQQQQYHPQQCYPQQQQQQQHVAQKPPTPPVYHAPPAPPPTADATFRTSSPAAGGGGGGGIYAQPKLVNSMSSFRTSSPSPNGHGHGHAHPLPPTQPKANPNLIAQLNARLNSKQQQQHHQQQHASDGIYGNQHQLGGESIYTRSGLSMSQPQQQQHYDAAAPILSMRQAQQQQQQYQHLQQQHYTCPPPLEDPPPPPIYNAGASATMPKKMARPHAGQSAASQLSAYAAGSATATLPKNMMQQQQRLQQQQQQQHQQYQQPAGMGNGNGHVNQRPQLPLPQQQMQQQQKLRAAQQQHLAEQQQQQQQRQPPIPSRHSSVQQKIFVSTNPFIQTTAVKFHSPSASPTCGSPVTGSGSVSSASIYATTARGNHHHQQQHQQQIHHPQQQQHQQQQHYYREVAGGNSNGGAAYYNHNNAHGHGHANANAHANVHAHAHMSHAQAHHPNYATSTNIEKTGSIRAKTKAEFLENLNAKLAKQGMSGRAFAVRNLINSKALMYQNPQNLSRPSAQYRRPPTYPNTTTTTSTTATTTTAIGTGTGHCDEQC